The Marinomonas sp. CT5 genome contains the following window.
GCTTTTTTTGTAAAAACGCTAAACCGAAACAAAAAAAGATAATACCGCTGAATAAACGACCGATTTACATTCGTCTCACTCCGTAAGGAGATCGCTCTCTTAATAAAAATAATAAGGAATGAAAAGATGAAAAAAATCATTTCCATGAGTCTGTTGGCAACGGTTTGTGTAGCAACCTCTCTTCCCGTGTTGGCGGCAGGTGAGAAAATTGGTTTATTGATGTCTGATTTACGACTAGAACGCTGGCAAAAAGACCGAGATTTATTCACTGAAGCAGCAGAATCCATGGGGGCTAAGGTGTATACCCAGTCTGCTAATGGTGATGCGAATACGCAAATTTCTCAAATTGAAAACATGATTTCTCGTGGCGTCGATGTTCTGGTTATTGTGCCTGAAAACGGTGAAGTGCTTGGCAATGTTTTGTCTGAAGCAAAAGCGGAAGGCATTAAGGTGTTGGCTTACGATCGCTTAATCAAGTTTGCGGATATTGATTTGTATGTGTCGTTTGACAACATTCGTGTCGGCGAAATGCAAGCCTCAGCGTTATTGAAACGTAAGCCGACAGGCAATTATTTCCTGATGGGCGGATCACCAACGGATAACAACGCAAAAATGTTCCGCGAAGGCCAAATGAATGTTCTACAACCTGCGATTGATTCGAAAAAAATTCACATCGTTGGGGATCAATGGGCAAGAGGTTGGTCTGCAGAAGCGGCG
Protein-coding sequences here:
- the xylF gene encoding D-xylose ABC transporter substrate-binding protein, coding for MKKIISMSLLATVCVATSLPVLAAGEKIGLLMSDLRLERWQKDRDLFTEAAESMGAKVYTQSANGDANTQISQIENMISRGVDVLVIVPENGEVLGNVLSEAKAEGIKVLAYDRLIKFADIDLYVSFDNIRVGEMQASALLKRKPTGNYFLMGGSPTDNNAKMFREGQMNVLQPAIDSKKIHIVGDQWARGWSAEAALNIMENGLTANANKIDAVVASNDSTAGGAIQALAAQGLSGKVVISGQDADLAAVRRIVAGTQTMTVYKPISKLAKASAEMAVKLARGEKIKVNGHVNNGKKDVDAVLLTPIAVTKDNLDSTVIADGFHSRNDVYNP